The Prionailurus viverrinus isolate Anna chromosome B1, UM_Priviv_1.0, whole genome shotgun sequence genome includes the window GAGCCCTTTTATTAGCTCTAATCATTTatatgttagggttttttttttttaattacatgaccatatcatttgtaaattgttacatctcttttcttccatttcttacacttgtcattatttttttctaacatcgATTAAGACTTCTGGTACTATATCAGCCAGTATCAGTCATCATGGCCATCCttatctgatttcatttttagagGGAATATATCTAAAGTTTCTCATTTAGGTTATATTTGCTAAAAATTTTTGGTAGGTAACTTAGGTACGAAGTTGAGAAAGTAGCTTTTCTCCCTGGTTTGGTTAAAAGTATTTTGTTACGTTTTTGAAGGAACTAAGAAAGGTTAAATATCCACAGTTGACAAAATTATcagtctttttggttttttgcttcattttattgTCATAGTGacatatatttgtacattttctgaAGTTGAGGTATTCCTCCTTTCCCTGGGATAAGCTCTACATGatagcatattctttttttttttttttctttaatctactGTTAGATTTTGTTAGGTAATATTTGGAATTTATGCAAGTGAAatgagactgtatttttttatttggctCATCTCTAGATTTAGAgttgatattttattaaaatcttcctAAAAGGAGTTTGtcagtttatatgtttttttccttttttttttttttttaaacaattcataTTAAACAGGTATTAATTTCCTTGGAAGTTTAGTGGAACTCACTTTACAAAACCATATGGGCCCGCTGCTTTTAAAAGGAGGTTGgggccttttgttttgttttgttttgttttttaacatttagttatcTGTTCTATTCaagttatctatttcttcctatatgaattttagtattttcttccagaattCAGCCATTTCATCTAGATTTTCACATTTAGtatgtatttgtcattttttaaatttttaaatcttttatttttaagtctcttgATAAGTTTCactggtttcatttttcttactcatattttcaaaaaaccGTCTTTTAGTTTTATCAGTCTTCTCTATTCTCATATGctgtttcatttctgactttatttccttcttgcttATTTTGCTCTTgctcttttccattattttgaattgaatgcTTAACTTGTAGGTGTTTAAACTTCCTCTTTTCTCATCAGTGTATtcaaagctatatatatatatatttttttttaagggagagagagagaacagaagtaggtgaggggcagaggaagagagaacctcaagcaggctccacacccagtgcagagcctgatgtggggctctatctcacaactgtgagttcatgacctgagctgaaatcaagagtcagtcagttGCTtatcctactgagccacccaaggtgcccctaaagctATAACTTTCTTTTGGGTACTGGTTTGGCCATGTCCCACAATTTTGCCTTGTGTGGTTTATATCAGTcagttttaatatttaacatcttTTGTAATTTCCATTTTAACCCATGAGGTATTTAGCTTCCTAACATAGGATTCCTTTTAACTAACCTTTAATATCTACTTTACTGCATTTTGGTCAGAGAATTTAGTCTGAATGAAATTGACCCTTTGGAATCTAGTTACACTTTTAAACCTAACACATGATctattttcatgtgtgtgtatgtgcactcTCAAGTATCTATTCTGTTTGGTATAAAGTtctgaatatttatataataataaagtatattaatATTTTGACTTTTTCAGGCTTCTTATATCCCTGCTTAATATTTCCCCCTCAGTTCTATGAGTTGTTACTTAAGAAATTTTGAGGTTGTGCTTTCAGGATCATATATACCTCATATATGTTTATGATGAGTACTATATAATTTTATGCTGTTCTTTCATTGGTATTAATGTCTATATTTGTCCCTTGTATTTTTTGACTTGAAATCTTTTTTTGATGGGTATTAAGATTGCTATCTCAACTTTATTTTGGTCCACAGTTGCCTGAtatatcttttttcattcttttattttttacttttctgtgtctttttgctTTGAAGTATCTTTTGTTAGTTGCAtgttattgaattttattttgtttttctaatccagGCTGAATGTCTGTCTTTTTAACTGTGAGTTTTAACATGTTTACATTCATTGTAATTCCTACTATATTAAGATTTACACCTGCCATCTTCTCTCATATCTGTTGAGTATGGTTATATGACCACAACCTCTGGGGTCCCAGCAAGAATCCTAACGTCTAACAGCTCTGTAACCAAGACAGGTCCCCTAAAACTAATCCCCACAAACCCATCTAaaggaaaacagcaacaacaacagtaCCACCGCCTTTTATAGCTCTCTATCTGGAGTTTTGAGTTTGGAGCATAAAGGAACTACTTTTGCGGGAGTAATTTTCTGGGCTAGAACGgcatactaaaaaataaactgacCCAGATATTAACcaataaatgattaaaatgacCCCAGTCTCTCCCAGTAGAAAAATCTGCCTAAGACTAGGAGATAAAGATGGGAAAGCTCAGTAAACCTTCTTGGTCAGCATCCATGTTCTTAGATACAGACAATAATATAACCCATTGCTTTCAGACTTTAATATCATTTCTCTAGTCTTCTCATTCACAGGTTAAAGCTACCTTTCCAGATATTTCAACTAAGTCACCAGTTTCCAAGGGCATTTGCCACCTACGGAAAACATCAGATTCGAGTACACCAGATGTCCTTGACAACTCATCCCACCACAAAATTTGCTCCACCAGCAGACAACAAAGGCAACCACTGTGTTTCTTTCCATTACCAAGTAGATATAATATCCCCGCCAACAAGACAGAATACACAAAGTGTCTCCTCGCAGTATCACAACCAGTTGAGACCACGCTAAGAAAGTCAGCTTGCCTGGAGGAAGACCCCTTCTCTTCTTGGGTACACACAGTTTGAAGGAGAAACTCTGACCTGTGCCACTGGTAAGTGACTTAACGCTTTTACACACTGAACTGGTCCTGAGAACTGAGATACCTTCTTTGTAAGTGAAGAATATACAACATAATCTTGAAGAACTGCACAGTGATAGGAGCCAGAGGCAtactgtgtgtgtataatggactGACAAGTTAATCTTGTTGAAGgattcttcatcttttgtttctatttgatAGTTTTAGTATTTTGCTGGCTTAGATTGTTAcctttttctggtttcttcctcCGTTCTAATCTAATGGGTCCCAGGAATCCCTCTCCTGACCCCTTATCAGAATCAGaaagtgaggaagaagaaaacgCTAACTACCTAAATGAGAGTTCTGGGCAAGAGTGGGATtcctctgaagaagaagacccTGTGGTGCCCAACCTAACACCTCTTGAGAGTCTTGCCTGGCAGGTTAAGTGCCTTTTAAAATACTCTACAACTTGGAAACCTTTAAATCCTAATTCCTGGTTATATCATGCTAAACTCTTAGATCCAAGCACACCAGTCCATATACTTCGAGAGATAGGTCTAAGACTCTCTCATTGCTCCCACTGTGTACCCAAACTGGAACCAATTCCTGAATGGCCTCCTCTGGCTTCTTGTGGAGTCCCGCCTTTTCAAAAGCCCCTTACAAATCCCAGCCGGCTTTCTAGAGATCATGCCACTCTAAATGGAGCACTGCAATTTGCCACCAAACAGTTAAGCCGAACGTTGAGTAGAGCCACTCCCATACCTGAATACCTAAAACAGATCCCTAATTCATGTGTTTCTGGTTGTTGCTGTGGCTGGTTAACTAAAACAGTTAAGGAAACAACCCGAACTGAACCCATCAATACTACTTACTCCTACACTGACTTCCAAAAGGCAGTTAACAAACTCCTAACTGCATCACTGTAAACATCCACCATTTGTTCTGATATCTCTCATAGAAAGTCACACACCCGACAGTTGAGACACTAATGCCTTCTCAGCCAAACTATGCCCTGTCCTAATAAGCCCTTAAGCCCTACCAAGTACAGTAGTCCCATAACTCAGCTGCAGAAAATGCATGGTGAGCATCCCCTTTGATAGACCCTGTAGATGAAATGAGAACTTTAGTAGAGAATTAGATAAAAGGGACCGTATGATAAAAATTGACTGTTGTCCACACTCAGTTCTCTCCCCAATTTATTCTTCCTATCTGAATGGACTCTTAACTAGATATCTCATTGCTaatgggaaggaagaagcagTGAGCCCCTACCCCTTTTGTTACCTAACCTTCAGAACAGCCAGTGGGGAAAGTGGGGACTTAGCTACTCCCAATAACACCTTTCTGAGCACACTCTTTTCTAACACTAATTTCTATGAGATAGTTGAATTAAATTGAATACctagacaaaagaaaatggtGGAGCTATGGATTTACCTCCTGGCTTTTATAGAGATAGTCCTCCACACGGCACCCTTGAGAGTTcctattttgggggggggggggggagtgcagtTTCAAACCTAGCCCATACTACTTCAGACCAATTATATTACCTGCAATTACAGTATAAACTTTTATATCACAGGCTCCCACCAGGcctaaaaaaaattgtaactgggTACTAATCAGACACCTGTTCTGTAGAGAAGATATTTCCTGTATCTTGGCATTCAGACTTTAGTTAAGAGCAGATCACATTTGAAAAGGCCAGGGAAAAGATGAAGAGCATTTATGCTTTCAATATTAACTActtgtaaattaaaatatttcatctatATAATGTTCCAGCAGTACTTTATGCACCGTTTACATCCATTGCAAATTTTTCTAACTTTAAAGAACTTCACTACTACAGAACATCTCAGCCTAGTAACAGTCTGAAGTTACAGTTTTTTAGCATCATTGTTTTTCTGCATAGATTAGCTTTAGATTTTCTTCTAGCTGAACAAGGAAGAGTATGTACCCTTGTAAATGAATCTTGCTGCATTTAATTAGATGAGTTAAAACCTAGAAATcctacataaaagaaaatgcatgagACCATTAAATCTTTTCACACACCTATAGTAGAGTGAAACCAATGTGTGCCCCTGGTTGACTGGGCATCTGAAGGGAATCAGCAAATAGattgttaaaaatatatcctatatcctcttagttttactttttccgaTTCTCCATAATTAAGTGCTGCATATGATATGGCATCGAAACACTGAAGCATTAATGGAATCACAAATTCTGTACATGTATAGCAACTttaaggagagaggaaaatgtttATAATCCAATGAGTATTTCTGCTGAGCCTTAGTTGTCTTAAGGAAAAAGGAGGGAACTGCAGTAGGTAGAAAAACTATCTGTTAGTGGAAAATTACTGAATTGAAACATATACTGTTAGTGTAACTGAATGTATCAGAAACTGTTCTGTGTACATGTTCTGTGAAactgggtttttaaaatgttataagaacctgttttttttttttttttaagggggaggtgggaagaggtaGGGAggtctgaaaattaaaagatattgaTGTTTATGTAACCATAATATGTTCCTTTCCCATGTGTGTACATAAAAGTGCCTTGCTCATGAAGCATTTTTGCTATTCACTCCAAAAGGAAGCCTTTCCCCAGCTTTGCAGCTGAATAAACCAACAGCTTTGTACATGCTGAACCAGAGTATGGTCATTTGTTCTCAACAAATGAAATAGATCCTGCTTTGCTTAAGCCATAATCAACATTCACTAAGTGCTGAATAGAGTCAACTgacatgtatatacgtatatatacgtgtatgtgtatatatatatatatatatatatatatatatgtatatatatttatatatatatatacataaacacacacacatatatgtaaataatatgtgTACAGTGTCTCTGATAGGAGGTGACTTGGCAGCTCTAGAGAACGAAACATActtgtaaaagaaaatgttagacgGTCAAGACCTGAATTTGAATGTGTTTGTTTGTGCATGTTCAGTGATTACAGGTTACACAAAATGGTAAATACCTGAAAAAGCCCTAAGCCTTTACTCTTTTTGTGTGCCATGGATGTGGGCTGTGGGGTCAGGGTTGAGTATACCACTTTGACACTCGCCCTATGAGGGATTAGGAGAAACAACAAACTTATTATGGATTTGTAGAATATTTGTCAAAGGAAACAGGATTTCTAAACCAACAGACATTAATGTTATTTAAAGGTATTCTCTCTCAGTGCAGCTAGGCAGCCTCTTCTTGTTGAAGCAGTCCAGGTACCTTGAGCACAGACCAtagtcatgtattttttttttttctaacatctatttattattgagagacagagagacacagagcatgatcagggaaggggcagagagagagggagacacagaatctgaagcaggctccaggctctgagctgtcagcacagagcctgacgcagggctcaaactcacgaaccgtgagactatgacctgagccgaagttggatgcttgtttaatcaactgagccaccccgccACCCCCATAATCATGTCTTTTAAGCCCATCAGCTTTCctaagagaagaaacaaattatgCATGCCTGCTAAGGAACAGGTCTTAAATATTAAATGGCCTTTTAGACATTATCCTGCTGGGGCTCCTATCACAAACACCCATTTAAAAACTTCTCTCTGTGATAAAAACAATGTTCTGATATTAGAGTAGATTATTAAAGCAATTAGGGACTTGAGAAGTCACTTGGgttattttcttactgttacATAAATTCCCTCTTCtatctaataaattattttctacttttggcTCCAGTATTAGAGAATTTAATGCCTTTTGGAGCAGCCCATTACTTTGAAATGTCTCTTAGAAATTCAGTCATTCATCTAATAACAGTACAGAGTGCCTACTATAATCTAGACACTGGGAGTGCAAAACTAAATGAGATGCTATAAACAAGAAattagctttaaaatatattgaaccAATGTAAATAACCCCAAAGCTTTTGGCCACTGATGCTATTTTTGCTCTCTAGGGTCACATTAAATAAGCCTCGTCCTCATACAGACCCTTAGGTATTTGTAAATGTGCAGCCATCCAAATACAGTGAAAATTCACATGGAGGGCACACTCCCACTAATTAAACCCCAAAAGGGGTGGTCAGCTAAGGGAATAGTCAAAGAGGTCCTTTACACACAGATTTAAGTTGTATTTGATAAGTTCACAAGGCAATGGCACACAAAAATCAGGACCAGGAGCGTTTTGCTGGGCTGGGGTATACAGAGCGAATGGCTGGGGTATACAGAGAAGCCCAGAAAGTTTGGATAACTCCTCGGACTGCATGATGCAAGTTTCTGCAGGCTCCTGGTAAATGAGCCCACCAATGGGCAATATCCACTGGACCGAGGGAAACTGAGGGAGCCACACTAGCTGCCCCCAGCTGCCAGGTGTTTCTCCTGTGTCATCGACTTGCTGTTATCCAAAAGAAAACCTCCAGCATATCTTTGCCGTTTTAAGCAAGGTTTAGTTAGTGGCTGCATATTTGAGTCTGATCATTGCATACCATCCTCTAAATTCTTACCTCCAATTGGTGGCAACAGTGGGATTATATAACAGTTAACAGTTCTGGACATGAGaccaagaaaatggaaaggataaAGGTACCACGATGACCCGACACTTCCCTGGCTGCCCAACTCCTGTTGGCCGTGAGAGCAACGACCAGCCCTTCTCCGGGAGATGGGAGAAAAGAATGCccgattttaaaaataaaataacgtaGTGAGCAGAGAGGCCCAGAGTCATTGCTTCTAAACAGCATGGAGTCAGTTTAAAATGTCAGTAACAGTTTAGGGTTAGATCATAAAACAAGTTGACTGGAGTTTGGGCAGTTTATTTGGGAAAACATAGGTGATAACCCTGACAACATGATATGAAAATCCCTGGGATCATTTGGGAATTGATGCCCTATTCCCTGGAGTGGGACATAATCTGTAATCATCTAGGAGACTTGGGATCCTGGACAGCCTAACAAGATTAAAATGAGGTTGCTAGTATACACAGAAACCAAACTGGTGTGGTATCAGATTAGATTGCACCAGAAACCAGATGAAACTGTCAGAATCAGTGCTGCAGTTTTAAATCCAGGAGCATGTTCTTCAGGGAAAATCATGTTTGGGTTAAGTGCTAAACCCATGCTTGTTTAATACTAACATTCCATTCATAGTGTCAAGTGTGGGACCTGACATTCTAATACATCCACCGCTGTTTTACAGTGTTTTAATTAGGCAATGGTCCGAAAGGGACAACTTTCCTTTGAGAGGCAGCCAAACATTTGGAACAGTCCAAGGATATGGCCATTTTTCATGAAAGAAGACCCTGGATCGCACTCTGAGCAACCAGAATGACTTGATTTTGCACCAGTGACAGAGCCCTGGTGACACAAGAGGCCAACCATCTACCTAAAGAACTAAATTCCTATATAATTGAAAGCATTAATGTTGGCCAGAGCCAATGCATCCAATGGGAATTTATCACAAAGTAGGTTATGTGGTGTTAGCCCCTGGCTACCTGCCTGGTAGTAATGTATGTGGACTCCCAGTGACTTGAATGCTTTGGCCCAGATCCCACTTTCCTTCTTTGCCCAACTTGTTTATGTGGGTCACTTACCTACACAGTTTCTTTAAATGTGTTGGGATActgatttagcaaataaaaatacaggaggCCCACATAAATTCGAATTTCTgataaacaatgaaatatggGACATACTTCTAccagaagaaaattatttatctgaaattcacaatCCACTTTTTATCTGGCACCTCTATAAATGTGTTAGCATTGATGAAGCTTGGGTTGTCGTCCTGTAGTTGCTTTTGGAGAGGAGTCTGGTTCTTCCCATTATGTGTTGTTTCCTTACCTCCAAATAGTTGATGTGGGGAGAGGTGACCCAAAGTTAGAATGGTTGAGAGTTTTATAGGAGACACATTTTATTTGGCTAAAATAATCACATAACCATTAAAACATTTACAGACATACTGTCTTAATAGGTAgtttgggtttgttgttgtttgtgttcTGTTTGGGTTAACTGCTAGATCTTAAGCAGTGTTTTAAGCAGttaatttctcattttgctttacCATGAAGGGAAAGATtaagtattacttttttttttaatgttttgtttatttttgagagagcgtgcacagtgggggagcagagagaggggagacaggatctgaagcaggctctgcactgacagcagcgagctggATGCAACGGCTCAaactgagctgagctgaagtcaagccctcaatcaactgagccacccaggtgtctcaagataatgtattacttaaaaaaagaaatacttgtggggcacctgggtggctcaattggttaagtatcagacttcggctcaggtcatgatctcagggatcgtgagttcaagccttgtctcgggctctgtactgacatctcagagcctggagcctgctttagattctgtctccctctctctctgcccctcccctgcttgcaatctctctctccctcttaaaagtaaataaacattaaaaaaaatttttttaatgttaaaaaaaatacttgatggCACAGTTCTGACAGCCATTCTGCATTGCAGAAAAGGACCACAAATTTGgaacacttctcttttccttccagaaCCCCCAAAAGACTCAGGGATTTGAAGCACCCTGGGAGATGGGAGTGAGGAGCAAAGTTGAAACACAGGTATTAAAGTTtatctttgtctcattttgtaACCAGGTTACCTGTCCCTCTTTCTAGCCAAAGACTGGAGGCTTATTCTCTGGAGAAATTGAACCAAACAGATGAGAAGTGGGACTTGGGGGAGAGCAGAGGTGGTAGTGAGGTGCTACACTGAAAACAGGAGACTGAGAGAATGTCAGTATTTGGAACATGAGCCTTCAGTCCCCTTCTCACCCAGCTAACGAACGTGCCAGCAGGGCCTCTACCCAGCCCGCCCACTCCACCCACAAAGATggataattataaaaacaacttTCCACTTGATTATTTGTTGAAATGAAACCCAAGAGTCCACAAGTCCTGCCCATTCATGCAAGGCTTTCAGTCTCTTATGATTATGATAAACTGATAACTGAGGATCAATTGACATTTGAGGATAACTTCAACAATGAAACATAAGACCAAAACAAAagaaccaataataataataataatggaaggAACATATGCTGTAATACtctcagaaacaagaaaatatactGTCTCTATGAAGTAAGAACAGGGTgctagaaaaaaaggaacaatcagaaaactaaaatattggaaaaattgAGCTAGAATTAAACATTCAGTAGATGTGTTGGAAGATAAGTTGAAGAAATTTCAGGAAGCAGAACAGAAAGGCAGAgatggaaaacaggaaagaacaacaacaacaaaattagaaGATCAGAATGGGATCCATCTGATTAGTAAAAGCCCCAAAAtagagagcagagaaaggaagtgaaaagaggtaacaaaattaaagaacattTCCCCAAAATGTAGGTCATGAGTCGTATAAATTAAAAGGATCCAGAGTGCCCAGCACAATGAATTTAACACAGAAAAGCATATCATGATATTTCAGGATGCCAGAATTAAAGAAGATCCTGAAAGTTTACCAAGGAGGTGAAACAAGAGTTACACAGAAGACTTTTTCACAGTGATACTTAGATTTCTTGGTAGCAACACTGGATGAAGGAACACTGTGAAAGTAAGGCCTTCAAATATAAGAGGAGAAATTATTTCCAATGCAGAATTCTGTACCCAAACAATCCAATCAAGTATGGGGCTAAAATAAAGTTTAGACTTGCATGGTCTCAAAATGTTATCTTCCCATGTACCCCTTCTTAGGAGGCTACTGGAGAGTGTTCATCACCAAAACAAAAGAGTAAGTCTAAAGAAGAAGGCTTGGCATCCTGAAGACAAGATCTCACAAAGGAATGCAATGAAGGAAAGTCAGGATGGCTACCATGTCAAGTAAGTAAGGTGGGGGTCTCAGGAAGTAGGGCTCTAGGAAACTGGGAACCAGTGTTTGAGTACGTGGAAAATGCAGAAAGGAGTGAGTCAGATGTTAGGATATTAGAGGAAACAAAAAGGATAAGTACATGGGATACTTGGTTAATGTTAAAATGAGGCAATTAGAAGTACCCCAATACACAtttttggattttggattttGGACACATTCCAGGGTGTCACTGTGTCACGAAAATAAATCTcaaattgtatttcttaaaatgcagttattttattacaattttagTCAGAATTTAGAAGTTTGGCATTAAAAATGTAGTATTAAAATTGTAGTAATGTCAGTAATTATATGGTTTCTTCAGGTATCATACTCCATAATTGCAACAGATGCACCAATAAGACATGCACTGCAGAAggctttttcagaaaaaaaattacagtaaaacctttgtttgcgagcataattggttccagaaacatgcttgtaatccaaagtactcatatatcaaagcgaatttcaagaaccattggctcagttgtgatcatgtgacgctCAGTGTCACGTACTACTCAGATTGCAAGATATCACTCATtgatcaagttaaaattttttagaaatgtttgcttgtcttgtggaacactcacagaccaaattactcgcaatccaaggttttactgtattataaCTTGTTTTGTAAAAAGAACTTTGTCCCTTCCTTAGGCAAACCTCAAAATTTTCTTACTAACAGAAATGATACATAGTCTGTAGCAGTAGGGTGAATagcattttcatgtaaattttagcCTCTGTTGTTTCAAAAGCgtgctactttaaaaataatattttgaattttcatgttatttttcatcttccaTATTGTTTTTGCTATCAAGATATAGTTCTATCCAGTGACAGCTCCATAACATATTCCCATATAAtgcctttgggtttttttctgagtTATGATTGAGGGTCTTTcctataatttgtttatattaatattatataatcaaataaattttgatttaattgCAAGTGATTATGTGTCATGACGTGTGTTTTCTCTGTTATCAAATCTATTGAGGAAACCAGGCCAATTTAtctatctgcctttttttttttttaagaaacagataaCATAGCTACAGTGGAATACAAAAAGTATACTAATCATAAGTGTACTTGATGATTTTTCACATGTATACATTTGTATCAGGATGTATACACTTAAAGTACAAAAAATGTCCTGATTACCTAGTTTCCCTCCCCAAAAAAGAACCACTCTTCTTTTGTAAAACTCAATTAGTTAAGCTTGTCCTCAACTTCATGTGAATGGGATCATGCAGTGTATATTGTTTTATACTTGGCTTCATTCATCAACACGACTGCTGTGATTCATCCAAATGTTTGCATGTATCAGtggttgatttctttttattgctgtagACTATTTCATTGAGTGAATATACCataattcatttatccattcatggcatttgagttctttccaatttggggctgttacaaataaagctgtaATATACATTTTTGTACCTGTGTTTTTTGTGGGTGTATGTACTCATTCCTCTTGGGTTTATACCTAAAAGTccaattgctgtgtcataggatACATGTATGGTTTTTTTAGTAAAACTGGAAGCTTCTAACACTTATCAAggtgattttataattttacactcccaccagcaaagtGTGAAAGTTTCAGTTGCTATACATGTTTacaaacacttgttattgtcagtctctaattttagccattctgacattatgtaatggtatctcattgtggctttcatTTACATTACCATGATTAGCAACAGTGAGCACCTTTTTGTCTGCTTATTGACTATTCATACACCTCTTATAGAAGtatttgttcaagtcttttgtccaCTTGTAAatgttattatctttttcttattgatttgtacaAATTCTTTATACACCTATTATATAGGTTGTCAgatatacagttgatccttgagcAGTGGGAGGAGAAGGGGTGTTAGAACCCCAACCCCTGTGTAGccaaaaatccacatgtaacttttgactccccaaa containing:
- the DCAF16 gene encoding DDB1- and CUL4-associated factor 16 — its product is MGPRNPSPDPLSESESEEEENANYLNESSGQEWDSSEEEDPVVPNLTPLESLAWQVKCLLKYSTTWKPLNPNSWLYHAKLLDPSTPVHILREIGLRLSHCSHCVPKLEPIPEWPPLASCGVPPFQKPLTNPSRLSRDHATLNGALQFATKQLSRTLSRATPIPEYLKQIPNSCVSGCCCGWLTKTVKETTRTEPINTTYSYTDFQKAVNKLLTASL